Proteins from a single region of Diorhabda sublineata isolate icDioSubl1.1 chromosome 2, icDioSubl1.1, whole genome shotgun sequence:
- the LOC130452978 gene encoding 2-(3-amino-3-carboxypropyl)histidine synthase subunit 2, producing the protein MTKLTFSSNETTSIEKPIELTRSPVNTNPDDLDDVYELNRCAQWIQLNKFKKVCLQFPDYLLPDSSNVILKLQSILNTTLYLLGDTAYESCCVDYIAAAHINADAIIHFGPVCFSKSSAAIPFINIYEKLPLNIDQLKDNFKETFKDENQQVVVIIDVGYIHLFDKIKSILESYTNIMLQRIDEMATCSSGQTVFFIGSNEMKLLNVALSMKPLNLYYYEGSIKLFEATNKIIRRRNYVVEKIKDSETIGIIIGTLGVKNYLKVIERMKALISQSGKKYYLISVGKPTVSKLANFPELDVYVAITCSMSEIYSNRDFYKPIAVPFDVEVALNADPERHQDFTFNFNDFINKCGIKTSPESLGDVSLLTNKLRLPNTKESTNNDEDNQSLALKSSGSLALQSSGAGYLAQRSWQGLEQKLGQTEVGLAKEGRSGIASQYENEQL; encoded by the exons ATGACAAAACTTACATTTTCATCAAATGAAACTACAAGTATAGAAAAACCCATTGAGCTGACACGTTCTCCTGTTAACACGAATCCAGATGACTTAGACGATGTATATGAATTAAATCGATGTGCCCAATGGATTCaactcaataaatttaaaaag GTTTGTCTTCAATTCCCAGACTATTTACTTCCAGATTCCAGTAATGTGATTTTAAAACTCCAGAGTATTTTAAATACAACATTGTACTTATTAGGTGATACTGCATATGAAAG ttGTTGTGTAGATTATATTGCAGCTGCTCATATAAATGCCGATGCAATAATCCATTTTGGtcctgtttgtttttcaaaatcatcTGCAGCAattccatttataaatatttatgaaaagcTTCCACTTAATATTGACCAATTGAAGgataattttaaagaaacttttaAAGATGAAAACCAACAGGTGGTGGTTATAATTGACGTCGGTTATATCCATTTATTTG acaaaataaaaagtattttggaaAGCTATACAAACATTATGTTACAAAGAATTGACGAGATGGCGACTTGTTCCTCTGGAcaaacagttttctttataggcagtaatgaaatgaaattattaaatgtagCTCTAAGTATGAAAC CCCTCAatctatattattatgagggaaGTATAAAACTATTCGAAGCtacgaataaaataataagaagaagGAATTACGtcgttgaaaaaataaaagatagtGAAACTATTGGGATAATTATCGGTACATTGggagtaaaaaattatttgaaagtgaTAGAGAGAATGAAAGCATTAATTAGTCAAAGtgggaaaaaatattatctaattAGTGTTGGGAAACCTACTGTTTCAAAACTGGCTAATTTTCCAGAG ttAGACGTTTACGTGGCGATAACATGTTCGATGAGTGAAATTTATTCTAACAGAGATTTTTATAAACCAATTGCTGTACCTTTTGATGTCGAAGTAGCTTTAAACGCAGACCCAGAAAGGCATCAAGATTTCACATtcaattttaacgattttatcAACAAATGCGGCATAAAAACTAGTCCAGAATCACTCGGAGATGTCagtttattaacaaataagCTACGATTACCTAATACAAAGGAATCTACAAATAACGACGAGGACAATCAATCTTTAGCTTTAAAAAGTAGCGGTTCATTAGCACTACAAAGTTCCGGTGCTGGGTATTTGGCTCAAAGGTCTTGGCAAGGTTTGGAACAAAAACTAGGCCAAACTGAAGTAGGATTGGCTAAAGAAGGACGTTCGGGAATAGCGTCGCAATACGAAAATGAACAgctttag